The genomic DNA AGCCAGTGCGAGCTGAGGCTCGGCGTTTGTTTATAGGTTCCGGCTCTTTAGCGTGGTTCCGGAGACCACGGCTCGCTTCTCCCGAATCGACGACCGAAGTCGAAGCCAGTCACCCCCTTGTCAAGGACCAACTGTTCGATTGTACCGGGCGTCGACCGCCGAAGTTTACGAGCGCCTCGATGTCCGACGGAAGGACGGCTCCGATCGTTCGGCCTTGGTCGATTATGAGGATCATCTGCTTGCCCCGGGTGCGGGAGAGAACGTCGAGGGCAGATTCCTCCGGAGCGGCTCCCGCAGAAGCCGAGATCGGAACTGCGAAGTCAATCGGTCGGGCGAAGTCCCATTGGGGCAGTGGAACAGATGCGGTCGCGTCGCCCAGGATGAGCCCGCCGTACCCGCCTCCCCACTCCTCGAGCATCCAGACCCATCCTGGGCGACCGGCCAGGTAGGTGTCCGCGAAGCTGCGGACGGTAATCCATCCGGGTGCCGCACCGACCGGCCTCATGACGTCCCGGACTCGGACTCCGTCGAGAGCCTGGTGGACCGCTGCGACTGTTCGCTCGGCCCGCGCCGACCCGAGTAACCACCACCCGATGATTGCAATGAAGAAACCGTTGATCGGATCGACCGAGCGAGCGGTTAACAAGAACCCCGCCGCCGCTAAGAGGCCGCCCAGAACCATCCCCGCCGTCGAAGCCACTCTGGTTGCTTTCCAGCGATCGCGGGTCGCCGCCCAGACCATCGAATGTAGAACCCGACCGCCGTCAAGCGGGGCAGCGGGCAAGAGGTTGAATACTGCCAGCACGACGTTGATTCCGGCGAGCCACCCAAGGGCGGACACCACGAGTGAGCCGGCGGAAGCAGATTCTGCAAGGAGGCGCAATCCCCACAGGCATGCTCCGAAGAGAAGAGAGATAAGCGGTCCGATCCCGGAGATCAGGAGCTCTGAGCGCGGACGGGGAGCATCGCCCTCGATTCTGGTGACCCCACCCATCCAGCTAAGGGTGATCCCATCGACCGAAAGCCCGACGCGCCGAGCGACGATCGCGTGCCCGAACTCGTGGGCCAGCACCCCGAGCAGCAATCCGATGGCTGTCAACGCCCCGGCCAAGACGTAAGAGGTCGTGCTATAGCCCGGCGCCTCGTGGACGAATCGGTTATCAGCCAACCCACCGGCGACCAACGCCACCATCACGAGCAGGGTCCAGTTGAGGCCCACCCGGATCCCGCCTATGCGGCCGAGGCGGATGCTGTCGTTCATGAATCAAGGCTACGGCGACGGGCCGCGCTAGCGCGCTCGGCTTCGCGGTTGGCGTCCCGCTCGGCTATGGCATGACGTTTGTCATAACGCTTGCGGCCGCGGGCGAGCGCGAGGTCGACTTTGGCTCGGCCGTCCTTGAAGTAGATCGAAAGCGGGACGAGGGTGAGCGCCTCCTGGCTTGTCCGCTTGAAGAGCTCGCCGATCTCTCGACGGTGGAGAAGCAGC from Acidimicrobiales bacterium includes the following:
- a CDS encoding site-2 protease family protein, producing the protein MNDSIRLGRIGGIRVGLNWTLLVMVALVAGGLADNRFVHEAPGYSTTSYVLAGALTAIGLLLGVLAHEFGHAIVARRVGLSVDGITLSWMGGVTRIEGDAPRPRSELLISGIGPLISLLFGACLWGLRLLAESASAGSLVVSALGWLAGINVVLAVFNLLPAAPLDGGRVLHSMVWAATRDRWKATRVASTAGMVLGGLLAAAGFLLTARSVDPINGFFIAIIGWWLLGSARAERTVAAVHQALDGVRVRDVMRPVGAAPGWITVRSFADTYLAGRPGWVWMLEEWGGGYGGLILGDATASVPLPQWDFARPIDFAVPISASAGAAPEESALDVLSRTRGKQMILIIDQGRTIGAVLPSDIEALVNFGGRRPVQSNSWSLTRG